tcttaataattcaaacatttgaCCAGATTAGTGACAGTTTAGATTGAATTATGAACATTCATAGTTTATTATACCTTTTTATTTCTCCATGTATCAATGATTGTATGGTAATGAGTTTCTCTcataaaagcttttaacttttaaagattttactataaataaattttttatggcgatatttattgtattgaaaGGGAAGGATTTTATTTCTTCCCTAACATTGGTAGTTATTACTtctgcaattattattatttatactagTAAAAATTACTAGTTACAAATAGTaactataaatttgtaaaataaaattatattttattactagacATTAATGtagttaatacaatttaaagaagtaatttttctgtaatcttacaataaaaatatttcacttagcTTAagagaaatgcaattttttaaaaaaaaaaattggaaaaatggaaaacaagCACATTTAggggactttttttttcttacgagtgttaatactcaaattttaaatgaaacaaacgatctttttttttaaaaccaaacttGTGAAGGAGTACATTCCAAAAAATGGGTGCATTACGAAGTCTTAATTGGTAATAAACGATCCCTTTTACCATTTAAGGAAAATAGACCGATATTCACTGCACCTGCTTTTTCAACAGCTGTTTTTACCAACACTCACTAGTTAGTACATGGAACAAAAATAACCGAAAAGCTTTGAAGCAAACGATTATTAAGTCAGTAGTTTAAAatctctttctctttttaaaaatgaccttTATCTTTGATAAATGCCAAACTAAGTATTAAAGataaactaagtaaaaataataataattagcgGGAGAagatttgaatagaaaaaatggGACAATTGATGTAATAATCTTACTTTTAGTtcagctgttaaaaaaaattattatgcaatcaattgaggaaaaatttgcatttttgtaaaataatcagGAGGCACATGCCCCTCCGTGCCACCCTCCACCCGACGTTACGCCTATGCCTAGAGTTGCAACCCAAGTAACTACCTTCTTAATTCTGCCTACTTCAGTACACTTTCAGATAAGggaaaattttcagatttcagAAAATATGGAATGACTTAATTTCATCATAAACGGACGTCGACAAATACtatcttcagaaatttttattaatttcgaaTGAATTACAGCTGACTTCAgttgaattatataaaatcgCCTATTTTCCgcattttaatgtttcaaattttcctGATTGTTTGGTATTCATTTTAACAAGGATGGTgtgtaattataattcaaaaattcttcGTGCTAATGtaactaataaaactttatactaAATGTTGtgaaaagtacaattttaaatcattctaaattattttattttttattaacttacaatttttataatttagctaagaatatctttcttttcttttttaaactgtgaCTTTTTCCATCCagaaaatagcaattaaataagtttttctctttatttacacatatatgcttaaaattagagtaaaatacttaatttatttctcagtgcATAATAGTTTTATCTTCGATAGGGGGAAAAATGCATAACAAACATGATAGTGAAAAACTTTTGAGATAATAACAGCTGGCGCCATCTACGGTCGTACGTttcaaattctcttttatttcgaCAAATCTGGACAATGAGTAGCACTGCCATCTAGtatcactttgaaaaatataaaattcattcgttatatttaaaaagcaaattataatttagaaatttaattttgattgaattgAAAGACTATTACATAACcgatctgaaaatttaatttacttggaaaataactaatataataactatagaaatatttaaatatggtgATGTTTAAATTTGCCTGGTAAATAAACTCCTAATAaagaaaaagcacttttttaaaaattaaaaataaattatttatgaatacagTTGCAATAATTACTGACTTTATTTAGAATTCCTTAAACTCTTTAtaacgaataattatttttgccatttagCTACGAAAAAAGGTACAATAAAAATTGgaagacgaaaaaaaatatacactttatttggaaaaaaaaaaaaagattttgttttaaagaagaatttttagaatttcatctACTCATTTAAGCACATTTTCgaaaactcgattttttttctttctttcatttttatgtttacaacattaaaaataaatgcattttttaaaattaaaaaaaagcgtttcaCCTTGCTTAACGTTCCCCTAGatattacataatttagatattattacattaaaaattttatgcacagGTATTAATCAAAAATGGAGTAGCAGAAATTATTCTTCTTTGTACAAATATTTAcgatgaatgaaaaattattgtatgaaaaaattgaataatagtttaaaaaaagggaatctaaaataatgatttaaaaaaaaaagcttttaataatttggcaCTTAAAAACTTTCCACCAATTTTGATaagaataacagaaaaaaattaaaaaacgaaaaaatatttttaaatgtatatggatttttaatgacatttaaatacttttaaattcaatttatcaaaagaataaataaatgaaaaataatgaaaagtttaaaatagtaaagaaattaaaacaattatgaaactaatttagaaaagagaaaaactctTACTTATACGCTTCATGCGgtcaatggtaaaaaaaattatgctttattatttgATTCTTGAATTAATGGcatatctatatttaaatttatttatcaaaaaattaatgaaaagaaatataacaaataaatgggaatgaaaaacttaaaataggaataaagttaaaataagagTGAAGCTAATTTACGAATTTAAATACCTAGCTTTTAAGTAATACGTTTCTGGTGGTCaatcgtaataaaatttatgcctTTTTACTTGATTCTTGAATTTATGTGTAATtgtatttatatgaatttatatatcttgattcttgaatttataaataatagtcttgatttaatagcattttatgtttttgtttcaaatttattcatgaaagtagtaaataaataaaacaagaatgaaaaatttaaggtaggaataaagtaaaaataagaaggaaGCTATTTTGCACAAGTTGGAaaaacacttattaaaaaatctcaagtcatagtgatttttataagttatactGTTAGTTTTTGTACCCTTTTTACTGTCAATAGTAAATAAtgttatgtttaattatttgattcttggttttaatgaatataatgtaAACTAATTTTCTCATTCACGAGACataaatagtttgaaaagaCACTTGATAGTCATGTAGTCAgactttttaagtaatattgaaataagacagatttttgaaaaataaatttggaaatgatgcaaatttatttttggataaatatttaaaaggaagcaatttcagcattaataaaaaaatctatttgactGAACATcgaaagaaaagttttctttcaagtaaactatttaacaatatttatattaagtatttttcatgtatttcgaaacaaaaaactttattatatcatgaaataataattttttcgtatcctttttttaattctgagaaTATAGTCATTAAAAAGTTATGGAAtggaaattattcaaataaatgaatttttcataaatttaaaaaaaaggagaatgtttattttcactTGAGaagtttaagaataatttttaatttactttatttatttttatttttttttttagaaaacaaaaatccgAAAATACTTGGtaagttttttgataattatatttaaaaaatctttttttttgaaaactgtatgcaaattgtttgaaataaataaattcagtcaccagttttaaaaaactactttattaacagtattataaaactattgcttaaaaaaagaggaaaaggaggaaaaaaaagcgtACATTTTGACGGGCATTTCAAAAGGAATATATTCCTTTCGTTGCTGCTTTCTCCTACCTGTAGTTTGATATTTACTAGATGAGCTGTTCTCAGCCAGGTTAcgttcagaaatttaaaaaaaaaaaaaaaaaaactttttttgggaAGTAATATTATGAAGAGCATTGCGAGCCTGAAAATTTAGAGGGGGCCATGGGGTTAGTGTGAACAAGTcgtaaaattagttatttagtcTACTGTTAcactaaaaaagcaaataaaataaaaatggaacttattttaatctaaaaatacagTCCTTCAGTCTTGAGTAAGTAATCTTaagaatgattaatttaattaatgttaaagcttaacaaactataatttatgaataacaatttattccacttatgcaacaacaaaaaaattaaaagacaaatcTTAACATTAGAGGCATATTTTTAGTAGATATTttgaagacaaaaattaattaatttttttaaattcttatataaaaGAGTTTGTCAAATCGCTATTAAATAATAGCGGAGAAGCATTAATGGAATTCGGAAATACACATTTCGCaactactattaaaaataataaaatttcagagatagacaaaattttggaaaaaatcaaACTTGAAAAGTGTTTAactattagtttttcttaaatttttgactgTACGAGAATTAATCGAATTTGATGAATGAAaggtggaaaaaattttaaaaaataactactttacaaagttaatctaatttaaaagctaataagAAATGTGTTTATAGTTAAACTACATTACACCgacttatagtaaaaaaaaatatccataattattttatttttttagtttatttatttaatttttttacttacttttatttttttacaaatatgtaAGATGTAACCTTAACATTTAAGATTTGACGTTTAGCATTTTAAGCATACACACACACTTTAAAAGATTGCCGATGAATCCCCTGCCATTCAAAAGTTAATATAGttgtaaagaacaaaaaaaaaaaaaagcttaattataaaaacttttttttgtatcatttcgtaatttagtttaatatttctaGTCACTGTTTCAAATTATCGGCGATTTAGAATTTCTACTCTTGCCATCTTTGCATAAAGCCAAGTGAGAGGTTTTTTAGGTTGTTCCGCAACTGTTTATTGACTCTTGCacttgaaacattattttacgcTAAAAACATTCAGGGACTGTCACTTGGATACTTCATCCACTGAGATCTTTGGAATTAAATGacttaacataattaattaatgtcttatagaattcaaataaaaactttccagTATAAATCTCTGTTTTTGTTTCCTTCAAAAAAACCACTCGTACACTTTATTTACTCGAGCCTTCAATTTGTAACTTCggcaacaaaaataaactatttagcaatttatttttaaaaaaatattaaaaatcaatattaaaattaaataatatatctgAATAATCAGAAACCACTAACatgagcagcgatggctcaggggatagagcgttcgccttccaatgaggcgaaccggattcgaatcccagtctacacgaattccgcatccggcttgcacagacgataatgctgacgtgaaatatcctcagtggtagacggatcatgagttagagtccccttgccgtcaggctaaccatgggaggttctcgtggtcttcctctccatgtaacttaaatgttggttagttccatcaaaaagtcctccacgaaggctaatttctgcgatactcgatccaggaattcccttgtcttctggattgggttcaaaattacagggctacggagtagaacattagaagtcgtaaacccccaaaaaatatttaaagtatagatatactttaaaatactgtGGCGGTATACTTAAAGTATATCAGAGGTTAAttttgaggtattcatttgcaccCTTTTCAATCTAACgacgtatttaaataacaacctcctttatacctttaaaaaatgcCTCATTTATACCTCGATTTTTTAGTAAAGAACTTcagaactttctttaaaaaatacaatcacTAATATCCTACTGTGCAGCGCTAGTGCGATGCACATAAAGTACtactactttaaaaaacaagtacAAAACTACTTTGTACTGGTACTTTTATCTACGTcacactagagttgcacaatgggctgttggaGATGCCTGgaaaacatctctgaggatgatccggtGACAACATTCATACGTCACATCCCGTTTTACAGAAGGGACACATTCACACACTATCCATCCATCCgcagattgtaattttaaactgaacCAGATCATGGTAGATTTCTGATCCAGTGTCCCAAGAGATACTGATATGTTAtaggaacttggaggactttgagacctCGACAAATTTAGCCAGCAAcagtcaccattttgtacacGGGAAGTATTCGGCCAATTGGGATTGAACACATGAGCTCTCGGACATGAGCCCAACTCCCTACTAGCTAGGCTATCCCATCCTCAAAAACTACTTAAACAATTcctaaacactttttaaattgccATGATATTCGAATCGGAAAGCGAGAACTAGTACCGATTCAGAAATATCAGGGAAAATCCCAGCACAGAGACGGCTTTGGAACTTAAAACTGATTGACACTTTTGACAAGAAAATGCgtgctgttttattttaaagtttaaatgtttgTCTGTTTTAGATGTGCTCCTTGGGCGGCAAAAACCCTTGCTTTGCCACTGTATCTCCGGAGTCAGTGCTTTTCTCGACAAAAATGCTAGCTACAGAACTATCGAAATTCGCAACCACCATTTCAGTCCAGAGTTTTTTAGTACAGATATAAGAAAACGGAAACTCTCTAGTTTTGTCTGTAAACAAATCGTTTACCTGCTAACCAGAACGTAGAGAGATCGACTGCAAGTTGAAATGTAGTATACTGAGAAACCTGATCGACATTGCTACACATTAATGCAAACAATTTTTCACTAAGCaatgaaaaaagttgttttatctCCCTCTTTAAATAAGCGATTAATTTCTAGACTAATGTCTTCTCGTCCAACTACCGagactgcaaaaaattttaatctaaaggGTTCCAATGAATTCCTTTCAAGATCAAAAGACGTTTTTGGTGAATTAAAGTCATTAGAAGTTGCTCATGAATCTTggatttctaaaaacaatactCATGAATGCTTTCCCGAAAGCAGAGATACTGAAACATCCGAGTTCGTAAAACCTTTGAATTCTGTCAAAGTCAGTGAAAAGAGAAAGGATGATTCCGttgtttcgtttaaaaaacCAATGGTACCCAGGAACAAATATCGTAAAAATCATGCCCCCCTTAAAGGTcgtaaaaaatggattaaatattCCTTGGAAGATGTCCCTTTATCATCAAATGCTGATAACACTTCCACTGCATTGGCATTTATTACTGAATTGCGAAAACGCAAAGAACCTGTGCATGATACTTctgatataaatgaaaaactgttattttcaaaacCTAGAGAAAAAGTTTTGCGCTCTAAGCTCTCTTCATCTAATAACCTTTCTTCTGTAAGTTCAGCtgctaataaaaatgcaaaaagtacaATAAAACTTGATCATCTTGAACATGAGGATGTATAAGTCACAGAGGATATTGTGGAAGTGCAAAGCGAACAATTGCAAAAACACAAAGAGCCTGTGCCTGAGATATctgatataaatgaaaaactatattcaaaaccttaaaaaacagatttttgcttgaattttacttcattcaaTAACTTTCCTTCTTTAAGTTCAActactaataaaaatgtaagaattatAATAAGCTTGAACATGATGATTAAGTCACAAGGAATATCCCCATATTTGTACCTGTCTGCGCCTCCTTTAAGTGCCACTGCTAAATTCTgacaattaattttacaaaatatgtctGGTTGATTGCCTGAAGGTTCGTTATGAACTATGCCTTTCAATTTAGTCTCCATCtgtgatgtttttcttttaacttctcATTAGCCATTACTATTTGTGATTAGGAGTTGGCAACCATTTTGGAGCAAGTATCCATTGATTATTGAGAAAGTGTTTGAGTATAATTGAATCACttgatgcagaaaaaaaaattgacaaaagtGTTTAGTATTTCCTCATGCTTTAATGTCCcttctatattaaataattgatttataaacaattatttaaatttttatttttctgtttctctataacatttattcataattaactATTATAACTGTTTAAGCAAGTAATTTGTAatcaatgataataaataatgtgctGTTGATTTAGACTTGTTTGTGatcagcttattttattctcttttaacTGTCTGGTCTAATTAGTATTGAATTAATAACTCTGCCTagtttttgcaataaatgttactgatatttttttaaaaaaaacatttatttcttcaatctAGATAAACTTgtttaactaatatattttttcatttaaatctgtAATTCAATTTTCAGATAAGTTGTGATTACGAGTTCAATGAGctttgtttaccatgttaaaaCTGAAACAAACATTGTTAGAAGAATGTTGTCATgtctatttataattatattttgaatagtttgtttttgaaaattcataaaaaaattttttttaactgatgtACATCAGTTAATTGATCCACTAGTCAGAATTACTGGACCTGTGTTAAGAACTtcaaattattagtattattaatattattattaatattttatgcaaatttcattaatattttatgattgattcctccccccccccattgAAAACTTCAATTCAGAATagattgaatgatttttataaaatgtaaattcaaaTCAAGAGTCATTTTATAGTTGAGGTGGAGTAAATGAGCAATGAATAGGAGGTGAAAAAATGTAGATGTTTTATAGtctttgagaaaataaataacacataggttaggattaatttttgaaaacttcttAGACTAGAGAAGTAATATAAGAATAAACCTAAAGCAACATTTGGTGTTTTTTCAGATTCcgactattttataaatatatatatttcattttaaggaaAACGTTTCATTCAagtctcattttttaataaaagaatgtttactgtcttgattattttttatcatattgaaataattattcagaaaaaaagaatcgCTAGGGAAGAtaagttatttgaataatttatttttgatttatgggTTTTTGTATTACacacagaaatttattttatcgaaattcAGGCGTGGATTTAGCATGTTCATTGCTAGCCAACTGCAGGTGGTTATACTATATCTATCATTGAAAAGTGgtaatctataaatatataatcaaagTTCAATTTTCTTCTACCAACCAtttaagttttctaattttgcaataagtttattttaataatcaatatgcTAGTGTCATGAAAAAACATAGTGTCTGCAAAAATAGTAAGATGATAATATGCATCTAGCTACCACTTAGTCTGCTTTATTGACACAAACCGTTTTAAAGAGTTTCGTCACACAGTTTTGCGTGATCTGGCAacaaatctgtatttttttatgtttacaaaatatctCTTGTTGCTTACATTATCTGAGcgtaatataattctaattagttatgtgatgtaaaagtaaattattgtaatcgaacaaaaatacaagatttgttaagaaaaaattcatactgATCTATATTTCTATATGGTAGATCTATATTTTCTTAttggtagaaaaaattatttgccaaaaatgtaatttgtttcgttgaatttacgattttatcacATTTGGCAAGATCGTGATTGCTTTGCACAGGCCCTGGAATTGGCAACGGTCTAGTATCTTAGATCTGAAGTAGGAGGgtttaaaaatgttctgaaataaatagataaatcaaTGATCTAGCATTAAATAgacacaatttttataaaagtgtttGCTCAAATAGTGTGCATAAAGgttattttctcaatttgttAAACTTCTGTGCCTTTAATcaatatttctcattaaaatatttatttccattatttaatggcatgttttgcttaaaatactcacaagaacaaaaaaatatgcatcagaataataaaatataggaaaaagaaataaaatataggtaAAATGTACTATACTGTTTATACTATAGTTTTTGTCCTATGTACCTAGCACGCATTtctgaactttttaagcaatttactATATTATGAAAGTGTTACAGagataaatctatttatattctGATATAGTTATAGTATGATGGTCTACTTGATTATGTATAATCAAGTTACTAGAATAATTGGTATATTTCGTTCTACAGGCCATTTTGTATCAGGGCAATTCCACGATTTCAGATGTAACATTTATAGATTTTGAATACCTGTAACTAAGTTAAATCATCAagcacttttaatatttttcacatggATAACTCCTGGAGTTCTCTGTACTTGTTTGGagtctttttaacttttacgaatttgaaaaatttttaaaaagtaaaaattgactGCTACTTATGTAACAGAcacaaatgtcaaaattttgaaaaaaagtttcttggAGAAGCAGACAAAGGAGAGTATAACATTTTCGTAAACATTCAAGTTTTAAACagtgtgactttttttttttatcagggcTATGGATTTGGAATCAGAGTTAAACAGACTTTTGAGTAAAGTGAGTctgagtcatttttttttatttctaatggtaGGGAATACAAACAATaacagaacaataaaaatagtaaaagacCAAAGTCATCTTCCCAAAAGCTCTCTCGCACGCCAATATCTTGCAGTCTCCGAGTCAAGTCCATGGAGCCTCCTACAGCAATGGAGGTGCTCCAGAACCACACAGTTGACACTGAGAGTGGTCATAAATATCTATACGATGCAGGTGTTCTCCTAGATAATCATGACCTGTTAGGAGTCTAAAAGTGGCTACTGCATCTCGGCGAGGCTTATCTGGTACTGCCTTAATATATGTCTCACTCCAATTCTTATTGCTTATGCTTTCTCTGCCGAAAATTGTAGACCATTTAGCCGCATAGAGCGTTGCCCAGGGTACACCACGAGGAGGTAGGTCTACTGTGTACCCCTTATGTATTGAGTTGCTAAAAACACTTTGACTCCAGTTCTTTTTTTGTTGGacagtttgaatttaaaatgaaattaaagtgaattgaaaataagaattaaatgacaaactgaattaattttatttatctactacgtatattaataaatatttagttattttctattttattgacttataagtaaataaataaagaaaaaagaaactattagtTTGCTAGACAATGAGATCATGCTGACATGGGCATCATAGCCAGGGGAGTCAGAACccaacatataaaaaaaaaattaaatgttcttttacataaaaaatttatgtagaaaaagcaaaaatatttattaaaagtaaatgcaCTTTGAAAAAAACCAGCTGCATCAAAAAAAACCATAagcatttacataaaaaaagataaatgtcGCTGCCACTTGAACCTTTCTCTCAATCGAGTAATAAAATGTTCTCTTCAccgaagaaaattaaatgcaaaaaatcctTTTACATTACCTTCTTTACACCAACTAATCTCTCTGACTGCATTAAAAATAGCTGCTCTATCTTACACTATGGGAAAATCCCATTGCTTCTTTAAACTGCCTCTATTTAATTGCCTAGGGCTCTTTGGTCCGTGATTTTAGAAACATCGGACATCAAGAGTAAAAAATGTTTGGCCAATTTCTAGCATAAATTGTCACTAGCGTATTTATCTAGAATTGCGCTGAACAGATTTATCAAGCTTTCATTAGGGATGCAAAAAAGGGAGAGATTCCAGTTGGTGCATTTTAAGATAGGGGTTTTGTATTGAAGTCTTAGAGACTTTCTCTTAGTCACAGGTTACTCACACCAATGAggcattaaattttcttagtttattttttaatgttttccctCTCTCAAAGATGTGCCTTTCAGTTAAGCTTATAGGTAGCGAGAATGTCCCGTCGTAACTCTTTTGCACTAGAATATGTAACTGAAGTACGAGAGGTTGcccagtaataatttttatttgtgtgtgCAGCATAATTTGTTTCATCTTCTATCACCATACCTAGAGTAGTATTTATGAATATTGCCcgacataatttatttttatatttagtttgtaACTGTTTTATTGAGTtacaaatgcaatatttaataattcttaaaatatgtctTAAAAGCAGCAATTACagtacaatatatttaaattttttgctactatGCATTATATGTTAGTGTTaggaaatgattttgatttagaagcatatatatttatgtcataaattaagaaaaagacatTCTTATCAACATATGTCCTTTGGCATTTATACATTCATGCTCACCAACTCCACAATTGCTTATGCAGTTCTTTTTAGATCATTTTGCAAATCTCAGTGGTGTGTAGATTATTGTAAATGtggcaaaaaataaagatattggAGTTCTGATTTCTtgccaaaaaatttataacctgTTAATTGGAAATTCTCAATTGAAAATCCTTAAAAACATTAGCTGATAATATTAACAAACAAGGGtcgaattttaaattggaaatctttaataatttagctGTTAGCTATTGTATTAGGAAacatagtttgaattttatactaACTGCTTTTATAGTATGaggatttttcaaaaagttattacatatatttgctggcttgtgtgctcaattaaggcttataaacctttgtcaagtagaatAACAAATAGCACAATTCGGAGAAGGACAGCAAGAAGATACATCCAGGGTaacagtgggattcgaacccactacCTCCACGCCTTGCATAGCTATTGGTGGGCGATATGGCTTGGCCAGGGAGGCCCCTTTTCGAAAAGTAAAGATACAATGCTGCATAcgtacttgaaaattttttattgataaggggccgttcaaaaagtacgtacacaaaaatggagaaattttaaactccTCCCCCCCTTCGTACATAAGGTCGTACTCCCCCCCCCTTAGAGtatgtacattttattagtctacccccctctttgataaaaactaaaataattatgtttttaataaaattaaatatttaaaataatttattcgtttaaattatttaaacaatagcACCCAACGGGGAAATACCACCAATAGGGGAAAGTTTggtgtttgcaattttttattttgcgagaCAACTTATTTTGAGAACTGATTTACTCATTCTA
This region of Parasteatoda tepidariorum isolate YZ-2023 chromosome X1, CAS_Ptep_4.0, whole genome shotgun sequence genomic DNA includes:
- the LOC139427022 gene encoding uncharacterized protein — its product is MKKVVLSPSLNKRLISRLMSSRPTTETAKNFNLKGSNEFLSRSKDVFGELKSLEVAHESWISKNNTHECFPESRDTETSEFVKPLNSVKVSEKRKDDSVVSFKKPMVPRNKYRKNHAPLKGRKKWIKYSLEDVPLSSNADNTSTALAFITELRKRKEPVHDTSDINEKLLFSKPREKVLRSKLSSSNNLSSVSSAANKNAKSTIKLDHLEHEDV